Proteins from a genomic interval of Papaver somniferum cultivar HN1 chromosome 4, ASM357369v1, whole genome shotgun sequence:
- the LOC113275931 gene encoding NAC domain-containing protein 100-like, whose amino-acid sequence MEKQIFGSGNIDQNQVVLPPGFRFHPTDEELITYYLTKKVLDTNFSAEAIGEVDLNKCEPWNLPWKAKMGEKQWYFFCVRDRKYPTGLRTNRATEAGYWKATGKDKEIYRGKSLVGMKKTLVFYRGRAPKGEKTNWIMHEYRLDGKFSIPQFPKTSKNEWVISRVFEKKNLLTSGKKVYLPSFMRMSSSYNDEMAGSSSLLPPLMDTSSIGNKSDKSNYVTCFSNATTLMEQGHQKRMENITDHQYFNNNSLVSTTSLVPNSIYLNQTLPDIGNFQYPSSISVEDQSILKALQLENNHGSSSNCKVEREMVSISQDTGLTTDMNMEISSVVSNHEMSTTTSRSFEEQEVPSTSTGHVDLDCIWNY is encoded by the exons ATGGAGAAGCAGATATTTGGGAGTGGGAATATTGATCAAAATCAAGTTGTATTACCACCTGGATTCAGATTTCATCCTACTGACGAAGAATTAATAACTTATTATCTAACGAAGAAAGTTCTTGACACTAATTTCTCTGCTGAGGCGATTGGAGAAGTTGATTTGAACAAGTGTGAGCCTTGGAACTTGCCAT GGAAAGCAAAAATGGGAGAAAAACAATGGTATTTTTTCTGTGTAAGAGATAGAAAGTATCCAACTGGTTTAAGAACTAACAGAGCCACCGAAGCGGGTTACTGGAAAGCTAccggaaaagataaagaaatttataGAGGAAAATCATTAGTTGGAATGAAGAAAACATTGGTGTTTTATAGAGGAAGAGCTCCTAAAGGTGAAAAAACTAACTGGATCATGCACGAATACAGATTAGATGGGAAATTCTCAATTCCTCAATTCCCTAAAACTTCAAAG AATGAATGGGTGATTTCAAGGGTATTCGAAAAGAAGAATTTATTAACAAGTGGAAAGAAAGTTTATCTTCCAAGTTTCATGAGAATGAGTTCATCTTACAATGACGAAATGGCGGGTTCGTCGTctcttttaccaccactaatggATACTTCCTCAATCGGTAATAAGAGTGATAAATCCAATTACGTGACCTGCTTCTCCAATGCAACAACATTAATGGAACAAGGTCATCAaaaaaggatggagaatataactGATCACCAATATTTCAACAACAACTCACTCGTATCAACAACTTCTCTTGTGCCAAACTCGATATACTTGAACCAAACACTTCCGGATATAGGAAATTTTCAATACCCGAGTTCTATCTCAGTTGAAGATCAATCTATCCTGAAGGCTTTGCAGCTTGAGAACAATCATGGGTCATCATCAAATTGTAAAGTCGAAAGGGAAATGGTGAGTATCTCACAGGACACGGGGTTGACAACAGATATGAACATGGAAATCTCCTCTGTTGTGTCGAATCATGAAATGAGTACAACTACTTCCCGATCGTTCGAAGAACAGGAGGTTCCGTCGACTTCAACTGGACATGTGGATCTTGATTGTATTTGGAATTACTGA